TTGGCAGCATTGCAGCATAATGCTGTCATTCTGCAGCATTCTGGGGCAATATTTGTATGATTAGGTTAGTCTgctgggaaatattttttttctttttagttgacCTCACTGATTTCCTAGTTGGGTTAATAAATCATTGGCTTTTTaatcaattacattttaaatattataatatttgaTGGAAATGGATTGTGTTTCTTTCAATTAATGTCCGTGGAGTATGTGCAGTCTATGTTGAACTCCAATTCATAATTGTTCATTATTCAGGAGAACAATTTCTGTTGTATTAATACACCATGGCAGAATCAACATGTCTCCTAAAATAGATTCCATTGACATAATGGGATATCCAGCAGCAGATATAAAGTGCAGTGCACAAATTTTGCCCTCTAAATTGTTACTGTGTGTACCGATTCAGTTTGATTTTCTAAAACTGTCTAACAGAAAAGAGCCTTGTATTAACAATAGGTAATTTAAGAAGTATTAATTTATAATAATCCATTTAATTCTATTTAAACTTGTTCAGATTTACAGTTAGGCGATGGTTAATACTATAGCTGCACTGAAGAATTATGAAGTGTGTGGTGCTGATGAGAAAAATTCACTATCATGTCTGGATGTGTTCAGTGTTGGTTCCAAAGAAAGCAAGATCATTTCAACATTGCTTTACCTATGGCTGTAGACTGATGTCAGATCACAAACCTCAAGACATTATAGACTCTTACAAGCTGCTTAAACTTCGAGAAGGGTGTTCACTGGATGATGTTAAAAATTCATTTCTAGACCTTGCTAAGCAATACCATCCAGATAGTGGATCAGCTACAGCAGATTCTGCAACTTTTGTTCAGATTGAAGAAGCTTACAGAGTTGTGCTTAATGATAtggtcaagaaaataaaatcaagagacaAGGAAGAGGATGATGTTGAAGACAAATTAAAATTGAAAGCTGTACAACATAGACAGTATTTAAATTTTGAAGGTATTGGTTTTGGTACTCCAAGTCAAAGGGAAAGGCAGTATGTGCAGTTCAGAGTTGATCGAGCTTCTGAACAAATCATGGAATATCGACAGCGGCAAATGGAGAGCCAGCTGGCTGTGGGTGATGTTATGTTAGCTAAAGATGTAAAGcaaagtaaaaaagcaaaaataacccAAGCAATTGAACGTTTGGTTGAAGACCTCATTCAAGAATCTATGGCAAAAGGAGACTTTGATAATCTAAGTGGTAAAGGAAAGCCATTACAAAAATTTTCAGACTGCCTACACATTGATCCTATGACGCACAATCTGAATAGGATCCTGATAGATAATGGATACCAACCAGAATGGATCCTTATACAGAAAGAAATACGGGAAACAATTGGAAAGTTAAGGAAGGCTATAGTAGCTTCTA
The Candoia aspera isolate rCanAsp1 chromosome 5, rCanAsp1.hap2, whole genome shotgun sequence genome window above contains:
- the DNAJC28 gene encoding dnaJ homolog subfamily C member 28, with translation MKCVVLMRKIHYHVWMCSVLVPKKARSFQHCFTYGCRLMSDHKPQDIIDSYKLLKLREGCSLDDVKNSFLDLAKQYHPDSGSATADSATFVQIEEAYRVVLNDMVKKIKSRDKEEDDVEDKLKLKAVQHRQYLNFEGIGFGTPSQRERQYVQFRVDRASEQIMEYRQRQMESQLAVGDVMLAKDVKQSKKAKITQAIERLVEDLIQESMAKGDFDNLSGKGKPLQKFSDCLHIDPMTHNLNRILIDNGYQPEWILIQKEIRETIGKLRKAIVASRNKLGDPMTAQKEKQWKKVCEELRENIKTLNKRINDFNLVVPILSRQMVHFNAEKEIARAQDIYETQMKKKSEPEAKKTETEIELGRRDMKTIFFKWINLILK